The genomic window gtgtcactaccggtgagttcgtcccatggaactatcctattgtccatcctgaaatcggtagctagcctcagaagagtcctgctcatcccagggtgaaaactacgatcgaaaggataatgggacatctcgactacactacactcgaatgcttatccacctccgtctgaagggggttttataggtagagaggagaaaatggcgggaaagaacgagtgCAGTGGAGCGGGATAGTATGGCGGGAGATATAGGCGGGAAAAATTGTTCCTGACTGGTGCATTTTTATTTCAGCAAACATAGATGTTCAAATCGAAAAGTCTGATACACACATATATAGATACAATGGGTCGCGCACGTGCATAGATGAATCACCCTACTTTACGATGACCACCTGGCCTTTCCTTACGACCGGAAGGGGACAAGCGATTAGGTGGCCGGGTCACACGAAGACCGCGGCCGTACTCCAATTCGGCTTCATGTGTCTGCGAGTCCTGCGTAGGTGGTGGAGTCGCGAATCCTTGTTGCGAACCTGAAGCGTAATTGTAGGCGTATGGTTGTGACTCCGGGGGGATaaaagatgggccaataacatCCCCTCCGAAGAACTCTGTAACTAATGATGTAACCGTGTCGCCAAGATCATGTGATGCTCCCCGGAGGCCTGTGTTGACGCCATGATCATGTGATGCTCCCCGGAGGCCTGTGTTGACGCCGCGTTGGGTGTTCTCATCGCCCCAATTAACATCAGGTGTGTCCTGCACATAGAAACATTTTAAACAAACTGTTAGAGGATAATATATGATATCATTGTAAATGCATTGAAATGTAAACATGACTACCTGAGCATATCCCTCTCCTATACTGTCTGGCCATTGTACTTGGTGCTGGTTTAAATCTGGTACACGAGTCTCCTCGGGCATGGGGATCCCTCGCATGGAGAGAAACGGCTGAGATCCCTCACCTTGGGTGTATGCATCATATCCTGTGTACGCATATGGGTTAGGGGAAAGAAACTGCTCGGGCATCGAATCCAAGCCCGTGCCATGGTCCTGAGATGTCTGCCCCTGACGAAGCTGCATCGAAGAAGAGCGATGCAGTGGTAGAGATGAGTCATATCGTGGCAATGTCGTTCTAGTACTCGGACCCTCCCCCCATTGCTCATGGCTCGTACGCGCCTCGCTCGGTCTGGACGACGGTGCCGCACACGGTCTGGCTGACCTCGCTACCGGCATGTATGCTCCAGTGGCAACGTCATCGCCTCTACCGCATCTGAACTTCTTTGCCACGAATTGTTGCAAAAGTTTCTGGAATGTCTTGCGATATGGGCCCTGGGCCGGCATGCTATCCGTAGCCATCTGCCCTACTTCGTTGACATTTTCAAgctgaacaatatttgaatgttATTTAGTTCAAATGATTATGAAATGATGGACCTAAAAAAGTTACAAGTGATTACCAGGTGGTCACGATAGTAAGCTGCATGCAGCTCAACATGTCTCCGCGCCTGCTCCTCTTGTGTGAGATGTGTTGGTATAGTAGCTGGCTGACTGGCCAGGCTAGCACGTGTGTTCATGCAGTACCACTGCTTGTACGCTTGATCTGTACTTCCATCGTACGGCCTGCAAAATTAAATAATTACATAAACCGTTGTGATGAAAGCAAAGCATCTTCACGCATCGTATGATCATCGTAAAAAAATAATGTACATAAAATATACCTAAGTTGACGCACTATATCTGCTAGCGCTTCATTTGTCCACTTGTGTACCCATTCACTGTTCTCTTCCCTCCAATCGTATAAACTCCAACCCCTGCTCATATTGGTTAGCCTGCAAATTATGTAACAAAGTGTGAGTTTAGTAAATTAAAAATGACACTAACTATTTAGGGATGTCACATCTTACTTATGTGTTTCCTCGTCGATACGTCTGGGAAAAGGTGGTGGAATTTCTTGATAGAGACCGAACTGTCTCATTACACGCTCTGGGTTGTAAGGTTCAACACACCACAGGAACAATAAGTTGCAGCGAGTCAGCCAGAATGCACTATCGGTCAACATGCCTGGTGTGAAGTGTCGAGCATCAAAGACCATTTTTAGCTGGTCCTGAGTCCACGGGTTCCATGTGACTTCTGCCTCATCAAGTATCTCAAACTGCTGGTGGTACATAGGGTAACAATTTTTCGCAATATCTGGAGACCAACGTTTCCGTGCCTTTGTCCACCTGGTGGCCATAGTTGCGCTAGCACCCTCGCCAAAGTCATATGGGTATATGGGTTGTACTATACGAGGTTTCTCTAACTACCCCAAAAATATCCTAAAATAGTTCTCGTAACATGCAAAAACTTAACTTCTGGAAAAACGACTATTAGTAAAATATGGTTTTCTACATAATTTCCTTACAACAGGTTATGACAAAACTGAGGGTAAGTACTCGCTATTCAAACAACCACTAAACATAATATtacgataataacatttaaatatcATATGAGTGTCATTTTTCTTACAACAGGTTATGTCAAACTATTTTTCTTACAACATGTTATGACAAAACCCATGGTAATTACTCGCTATTCAAACAACCAGTAAACATAATAGTACGATAATAACATTTTAATATCATATGAGTAAAACATTTAGTTTCTTtcggctttatataatttttttcacaTCATACGATAACAATCATTTATCTACAAATAATAATATTTACAGCAACATGCACATTATTCACAATAGTACATcaatacaaaaaatattaacaaaattcCAGTGTCATTTTTTTACCTTAGCTCCAATATGGATGTGCTTGCAAATGCAATTAAGCGTCAAAATAGTTCCAATAAATATCCGTCGCCAGTACTATATGAACGGAGTCAACCTGTTATCACATTAACATCAATATTACACACGGATTTTTCTTCCTGCTAACAAAATGgaaacacaatttcttcaatcaTGTCTTCTCCTCCTTGTTTGTTACTAAGATGAATTATTTTACCTAATTACATACATCATTAAGTACATTAGCACCTAATCTTAACATATAAAATTTAGATTATTGCGACATAACTATagacttattaataaacataccgcataaaataacataccacatgaaataacataccacatgcaataaaaaatattgtAAATGTTGTATCTGTCGTCTGAAATTATTTCTAACCTCTACGCACTAACATAGCATAGCTAATGACGAGCTAAAAGACTAACTAATTACCACCCCGCATGCACAAATAAATAAATGTAttgcaaagctcataccttgatctTCAACTTCGTACTTCACTTTCGCAATGCAAATCCTACTCCTCAAGCTCTAAATGACTCCAAATGACTCCTTCAAGTGCTAAAATTATGCCTAAAACAACAGAGAATACACACTTAGGAActaataaaacagaacaaaaacatCATGCATGTGAACgaaaccaacaaaaatggatagatcttaCCTTAATCTAACTTTTCTTCAACTTCATCATCTTCGAAATCAAACTCCAAATCGACCAAAATCACGAGTAAAAGTGGCTACCTAGTTTTCCTTTCTGTCTATGTATGCGCTCAGAGAGAGTTAAGAGGTAGAGGAGGCAACCAGAGATATGCGAGAGAGAGTGTATGCGCACGGAGTCGCGGATGTGCGTTTAAAAAGAAGAGGACCACTGTATTGTCGGCAGAACAAACCAGAACTCACCTACCACGGCATCGGATTTCAGCATCGCGGTGTCTCATCATACGCAGCAACAACAACGCCTGAGTGATGTCGCTTCGGCTGGAGAAATAGACGGAAGCGAGAATCACGCACAGCTTTAATCAGTGTCGTTTACGTAGCAATCAGTACTACAAAGTTTAGGCGGGAATCCGATCATCGAAACTTGTGGCAGGCAAAACAAGGAGCTGGGAAAAGCAGCGCCCGTGAAAATCTGCGCCACCGAAATCAGCGCCGCACGGGAATCAGCGCCGTCTGCGCCGTTGTCGCGTGTGCAGCAGCAGTGTCGCCGCCTCCTGCAGTGGCGGCCTGGCCCACAGGCGGGGCCCGCGAGCATCACGAGTGGTCGGCCCGCGCCCGACAGCGGCCAGAGAGGCCGCCTCACTAGGTGGCGGCGTGGCCCACCAGGCCTGGCCGTTCCGTCCGGGCTCGGCGCACTGTGCTGACACGGTTATTTCTCGCGCGGCCGCCTCTGGCGGTGGCGGCCGGGCCCGCCGCCTCATccggtggcggcaggtgccacgtgtcgcctgccgcgcctgccgccaccgCTGAGGGGGTCCTTTTTGACAATGTTTTTGACATGTGGTCTTTTTTGGCAATTCTGTTGGCCaggggtccttttggacaaaaaatcctCTTCTAGTGCACGTGTAGTAGTACTACCAGATGAATACATGATGCTTTGCAGGGTCGTGAAAATCCATGCCACATGGGGCACATAAAGAGAGACTGGTGGTCCTACCGCAGACGGATCACGTGCAGGTGCGGGCCCACCTTGCAACGGAGGGCACCTGTGGGGTCGGGTCCAGAGCATTGATGATTAACTGCCTGAGTACTTCGACAACCCGAGGCGCGGCTACGCTGCAGCTTTTGGTTTTGTCTTGACTGAAACGAAACCTTTCCGATCCCCGGCACGTACCCGCAGGAAAGCCTCTGTTTGTTCATGATGAGCACCGATAGCATTTGCCTTTCCCATTCTTTCCCCCTTCTCTCATCCTTCCAAAGAGTAGCACCGTTTGCCCAGCGTAGTACAATGTGTGTGTGGCCGGAGTTACCGTTTCTTGGCTCtgaccctctccctctcccatgaCCCCATTCATCTATTCTTTCTTTTGAAAACCACTTTGCGCCCTTTATTAAACTCAAATCAAAGTTACATCATCCACAATGTCCGAACGTAAAAAAGCTGAGAGGATCACCATCCCAAACAAAAGTGCAATTTAAATTGAAACTATGTCTAGCAAGATGGTGTGCCAATCTATTAGCCTCCCTAGGCCAATCTATTCTTGGTTTTCGTTGGATATGGTCGACTAATTTTCTTGGTTCGGTCTTTTTTTTCGCAGGCCTTTTACTGGTTTCATCAATTTGCCCCCACAAAAATTATTATGTGGAGGAGGTGCTGATGATTCCTTTTAGAAGGAGTAATACCAAATCCTACGCAAATAGAATATACTCATACTACTCCTAAGTATTGCTTtggttcatagaattttttttttctATGCTACGACTGTTCCTCTCCTTGAGGACATCATTATAGGGCCCATCCACCTCCCTAGCCAACAGAGTCTGGGATGTCCCGAGTGAACCCAAGTTTTGCCTTAGGTCGGAGCGGAAGCCGACGGCATTCCTATCACTCCCTCCCAGGGACTACGCCTCGGAGACCTTGTAGTTTCACTACTCGCAAGGTGGCACGTATCTTCACGACCGATGTGAAAGCGGAAGCAGCACCTCCGAAAATCACTATGTTTGTTGACTCTGTTTGCTATGCTGGTAGAGGCACCGGCTCAATTGGTGAGTGGCCTCATGGCCGGTTTTTTACATTGCACATGTATCTGTTTTAAATCAGATTTTAAATATTAATTATGAATTCTGTTCCGATTGAATGGAAAAGCGAGCTATAAGAAGTTACTAAAGAGAATATCATTTGAAACAAACATAAAACAGTAGACTGCGTGCATGGAGTAATTATTACTTGGtgatgttttttttttctttttctctcaaaAAGGGTCGTGACATTTTCCTAAAAAAGGCTGGTGGGCACGTCATGCATCATTAGTAAACCAACCAGAATACGAGTATATTAGGGGGTACTATTTTTGGAAGGAGATAACTGTGAGCTAAGTAATTACTGTGCTACGTATTTTGAAAGCAAAGAGAAGGAAAGCTTCATTAATTACTAGAGTATATTGGAATATTCTTCGTAGTACTACCAGACAAAACTACTAGAAGTTActaaaaaggaatatcatttgaaAGAGACATAGAACAGTAGACTGGGTGCGTGGAGTAAAGTAGTTACTAGACAAAACAAGTTGGTTCAATAGTACACCCCACAGATGCCCACCATCTAGTACTAGTATAATACTttctctgtccgaaaatacttatccgaggaatgaatgtatctagatgtattttaattttaAATACTCgataagtatttccggatggaAGGAGTAATAAACAAAGAGTCTTGATCTTCTGTCTCCTCGTGTGCGTTCCCGTGATCACGTCCGTCACCGTCAAGTAGACTAACGGTGGAAGCAGACGGCGTCCAAGGAGAGAGCGGGCAGCGGACCCGAGGCGCGGCCTGCGCTGCACCTTTTGGTTGTCGTTTTTCCCGTTGCCCGTACGTAGGTGCAGGAGTTGTGCTTTCATGTATGCCCAGCAGCCAGTTCGTGGCAGGAGTTGCCGTTTCATTTCTTGCTTGGGTCTGCCCTCTCCCATGGCTACGACCACTTTCATCTACTTTGGGTCTTCGTTTAGATATGATCAACTATGGTTCCGTCCTTTCTTCTTTTTATTGCAGGGCTATTTTGTTTCGTCGATTTGCTTTTTTCTATTACATGGGGACGTGCAAACGAGTCCGTTCGAAAGGAGTACTAATAAGTAATCTTGCGCAAAAAATTATCCTCATATTACTACTATGGCATGCTTTGATTCATATGTCCTTTTTATAGGATTGTGTTCCACAattcttttttccttcttttttttcaaaaatcatctAGATCTATTATCAAAGTTAAGCTGAAGTACAAAGCATCTcgaacat from Triticum aestivum cultivar Chinese Spring chromosome 3B, IWGSC CS RefSeq v2.1, whole genome shotgun sequence includes these protein-coding regions:
- the LOC123067164 gene encoding uncharacterized protein, encoding MATRWTKARKRWSPDIAKNCYPMYHQQFEILDEAEVTWNPWTQDQLKMVFDARHFTPGMLTDSAFWLTRCNLLFLWLTNMSRGWSLYDWREENSEWVHKWTNEALADIVRQLRPYDGSTDQAYKQWYCMNTRASLASQPATIPTHLTQEEQARRHVELHAAYYRDHLDTPDVNWGDENTQRGVNTGLRGASHDHGVNTGLRGASHDLGDTVTSLVTEFFGGDVIGPSFIPPESQPYAYNYASGSQQGFATPPPTQDSQTHEAELEYGRGLRVTRPPNRLSPSGRKERPGGHRKVG